The Pogona vitticeps strain Pit_001003342236 chromosome 3, PviZW2.1, whole genome shotgun sequence genome includes a window with the following:
- the CCDC89 gene encoding coiled-coil domain-containing protein 89: protein MPQDEKDPGMAFPYPIPKDGEGSTEWTMGEPFESLEKLQGLSEGEKGEKALLRSRIHEQSQLICILKKRADDHLLRCKALEQLNVELEEMRMADALRLETQTRRIQQLEERFMDLAANHEDMIHFKDEHKRQNMQLREENQQLRLENQSLFSRPLKEKEAELAQLAIQFKKLSKEMVALKERCKQDSHRVQEREKELLEAQSKQAKAHAEETKALRSQLDILQEKCSHVTEQLEEAEKQLKEADGSLQAKLEKLTKEKEELLNLAMDRGKALQERQWEIVQLEKKAEDMEKAKQAAELRFETEAAAVDSNLRVRDLQRRMHGAELAYTELQMHFEAYKKHSMELLTKEKELNAKLRHFMA, encoded by the coding sequence ATGCCTCAGGATGAGAAGGATCCAGGGATGGCCTTTCCGTACCCAATCCCAAAAGATGGGGAAGGAAGTACAGAATGGACCATGGGAGAACCCTTTGAGTCTCTGGAGAAGCTGCAGGGCCTCTCTGAAGGGGAAAAAGGGGAGAAGGCGTTGTTGCGTTCACGCATCCATGAGCAGTCTCAACTGATCTGTATCCTGAAGAAGCGAGCAGATGATCATCTCTTGCGTTGCAAGGCCCTGGAGCAGCTCAATGTGGAGCTAGAGGAGATGAGGATGGCAGATGCTCTAAGACTAGAGACTCAGACACGGCGTATCCAGCAGCTAGAAGAGCGCTTCATGGACCTGGCGGCCAACCATGAGGATATGATCCATTTCAAGGATGAGCACAAGCGGCAGAACATGCAGCTGAGAGAAGAGAACCAGCAACTGCGTCTTGAGAACCAAAGTCTCTTCAGTCGGcctttgaaagagaaagaagcagagctGGCTCAGCTTGCGATACAGTTTAAGAAACTTTCCAAGGAAATGGTCGCCTTGAAGGAACGTTGCAAACAAGATAGCCATCGTGTTCAAGAGCGGGAGAAGGAGCTTCTGGAAGCCCAAAGCAAGCAAGCCAAAGCTCACGCTGAGGAGACAAAAGCACTGAGAAGCCAACTGGATATCCTGCAAGAAAAATGCTCCCATGTTACTGAGCAACTggaagaagcagagaagcagCTGAAAGAAGCAGACGGCAGCCTGCAAGCCAAGCTTGAGAAGCTGACCAAGGAGAAAGAAGAGTTGCTCAACCTGGCCATGGATCGAGGCAAAGCCCTGCAGGAAAGGCAGTGGGAGATAGTGCAGCTAGAGAAGAAGGCAGAagatatggagaaagccaaacaGGCTGCTGAGCTGCGCTTTGAAACAGAGGCTGCCGCCGTGGACAGTAACCTCCGGGTTCGGGACCTCCAACGGCGGATGCACGGAGCAGAGCTAGCATACACAGAGCTCCAGATGCATTTCGAAGCTTACAAGAAGCACAGCATGGAGTTGCTTACtaaagagaaagaattaaatgcCAAACTACGCCATTTTATGGCGTAA
- the CREBZF gene encoding CREB/ATF bZIP transcription factor — protein sequence MRHSLAQLLATSSSEGSPRVPAAAACSFPREAPSGRDSPGEAGNEAAPRHEEAAEAGFLDEPDEELLFPPGLELDDWLEAAVAETRPEWDRNEEGSGSLSPTAASESPPPPPLPGSKSSRRPGSNRLKAAAAARLNRQKKKQYVLGLETRLQGLAAENRHLRDRNRGLCRRLRDLERETSYLRAVLANQSALGRLLSHLAGDRAGRVGLRISTSLFEDPPRAPSRTYSAPAEPRLSWERSSSSSCSSSSSDHDYALPAPEEEEEEEEKKALSSSSAGGGGICLHVDRDQVSVEFCSVCARRAASSAWAAIPAASPSFAAKIFSFRCLPCQAPLCRG from the exons ATGCGCCACAGCCTGGCCCAGCTGCTGGCCACCTCGTCGAGTGAGGGGAGCCCTCGGgtgccggcggcggcggcctgcTCGTTTCCTCGCGAGGCGCCCTCCGGCAGGGACAGCCCCGGGGAGGCGGGCAACGAGGCCGCGCCGCGCCATGAGGAAGCAGCGGAGGCCGGTTTCCTCGACGAGCCGGACGAGGAGCTGCTTTTCCCGCCGGGCCTCGAGTTGGACGACTGGCTGGAGGCGGCGGTGGCCGAAACCCGCCCGGAGTGGGACCGGAATGAAGAAGGAAGCGGGAGCCTGAGCCCCACCGCCGCCTCGGagtcgccgccgcctcctcccttGCCGGGCTCCAAGTCGTCCCGGCGTCCGGGAAGCAACCGGCTGAAGGCGGCGGCCGCGGCTCGCCTGAACCGCCAGAAGAAGAAGCAGTACGTGCTGGGCCTGGAGACCCGCCTGCAAGGCCTGGCCGCCGAGAACCGCCACCTGCGCGACCGCAACCGAGGCCTTTGCCGCCGCCTGCGCGACCTGGAGCGGGAGACCAGCTACCTGCGCGCCGTGCTGGCCAACCAGAGCGCCCTGGGCCGCCTCCTGAGCCATTTGGCCGGCGACCGGGCCGGGAGAGTGGGGCTGAGGATCAGCACCAGCCTCTTTGAGGATCCGCCGCGGGCCCCCTCGAGGACTTATTCGGCCCCCGCGGAGCCCCGGTTGTCTTGGGAGAGGAGCAGCAGTTCctcatgcagcagcagcagcagcgaccaCGATTATGCCCTGCCCGccccagaggaagaggaggaagaagaggagaaaaaggcgCTTTCTTCATCCTCCGCCGGCGGCGGTGGCATTTGCCTGCACGTGGATCGGGACCAGGTTTCGGTCGAATTCTGCTCTGTGTGCGCCAGGCGGGCCGCAAGCTCCGCCTGGGCAGCCATTCCAGCTGCTTCTCCCTCCTTCGCCGCCAAAAT TTTCTCTTTTAGGTGCTTGCCCTGCCAGGCTCCGTTGTGTAGGGGTTAA